From a region of the Gossypium raimondii isolate GPD5lz chromosome 10, ASM2569854v1, whole genome shotgun sequence genome:
- the LOC105777039 gene encoding potassium channel KAT1: MCSLEYSNNSMSFSCTKNFFQRFCNDEFQMGSDIHGNFFSSDLLPSLGARINQTTKLRRYIISPFNPYYRAWEMWLVVLVIYSAWICPFEFAFLTYEKDGLFIFDNIVNGFFAVDIVLTFFVAYLDSHSYLLVDDPKKIAIRYISTWFAFDVCSTAPFQSLSLLFTNHGSELWLRLLNMLRLWRLRRVSSLFARLEKDIRFNYFWTRCTKLISVTLFTVHCAGCFNYLIAERYPDPSKTWIGAVYPNFKEQSLWDRYITSIYWSITTLTTTGYGDLHAENPREMLFDIFYMLFNLGLTAYLIGNMTNLVVHWTSRTRNFRDTIRAASEFATRNQLPPRIQDQMLSHICLRFKTEGLKQQETLNSLPKAIRSSIAQHLFFHIVQKVYLFQGVSHDFLFQLVSEMDAEYFPPKEDVILQYEAPTDLYILVSGAANLISHVDGHDQVMGKVAAGDMFGEVGVLCYRPQPYTVRTKELCQILRLSGTSLMNSIQVNMEDGRVIMHNLYMKLNGLESSSFDQPEEGTMRGSCSETGFEDQPQRYASKKEATDISFLGSEAIEKSQTSRITDNGIPTAEDGQTALHDAVRKGHIEMVKILLEGGASVNKLDARGRTPKVLAEQQGNKSIYELLLSYENKRKKDEHMIEIIEPEIADDPKNNQSKHRSGAQNFFNSRNYREVTIPTKKRVTIHMQFQSSSTSSRQLGKLILLPDSIQELLRVAGEKFGCYTFTKVLNSENAEIDDIHVIRDGDHLYLLQDEDENVGFNAT, translated from the exons ATGTGTAGCCTTGAGTATTCAAACAACTCAATGTCATTTTCCTGTACCAAAAACTTCTTCCAGCGGTTTTGTAATGATGAATTTCAAATGGGAAGTGATATTCATGGCAATTTCTTCTCAAGTGATCTCCTTCCTTCACTTGGGGCCAGAATTAACCAAACGACGAAGCTACGTAGATACATCATTTCTCCTTTCAACCCTTACTACAG GGCATGGGAGATGTGGCTGGTTGTTCTAGTCATTTACTCTGCCTGGATCTGTCCATTCGAGTTCGCATTCCTGACTTATGAGAAAGATGGACTTTTCATTTTTGACAACATTGTCAATGGCTTCTTTGCTGTTGACATCGTTCTCACCTTCTTTGTTGCATACCTCGATAGCCACTCTTACCTCCTTGTTGATGATCCCAAGAAGATTGCAATCAG GTACATATCTACCTGGTTTGCTTTCGATGTCTGTTCCACTGCCCCATTTCAGTCTCTCAGCCTCTTGTTCACCAACCATGGTAGTGAGCTCTGGCTTAGGCTACTCAACATGCTCAGACTCTGGCGTCTGAGACGAGTCAGCTCCCTTTTTGCAAG ACTTGAGAAAGACATACGCTTCAACTACTTCTGGACTCGGTGCACCAAGCTCATTTCT GTGACCCTGTTTACAGTACATTGTGCGGGATGTTTTAACTATTTGATTGCAGAAAGATACCCTGATCCTTCGAAAACCTGGATTGGTGCTGTCTACCCGAATTTCAAAGAGCAGAGTCTCTGGGACAGATATATAACTTCAATTTACTGGTCCATTACAACGCTTACTACAACTGGTTATGGGGACTTGCATGCTGAGAATCCAAGAGAGATGCTATTTGATATCTTTTACATGCTGTTTAATTTGGGATTAACAGCTTACCTCATTGGGAACATGACAAACCTCGTAGTTCACTGGACAAGCCGGACCCGTAATTTT AGGGATACAATTAGAGCTGCTTCGGAATTTGCGACACGCAATCAGTTACCCCCCCGCATACAAGATCAAATGTTGTCACACATATGCTTGCGATTCAAAACAGAAGGATTGAAACAACAAGAGACCCTAAATAGTTTGCCAAAAGCCATCCGCTCAAGCATTGCACAGCATCTCTTCTTCCACATTGTGCAGAAAGTCTACCTCTTCCAAGGAGTTTCTCATGACTTCTTGTTTCAGTTG GTTTCAGAAATGGATGCTGAGTATTTCCCACCCAAAGAAGATGTCATTCTGCAGTATGAAGCCCCAACAGATCTTTATATACTTGTCTCGGGAGCAGCA AACTTGATCTCCCATGTTGATGGGCATGATCAG GTTATGGGAAAGGTAGCAGCTGGGGATATGTTTGGAGAGGTTGGAGTTCTATGTTATAGGCCACAGCCATACACAGTTAGGACCAAAGAGCTTTGTCAAATACTACGACTGAGTGGAACTTCACTGATGAACAGCATACAAGTAAATATGGAAGATGGACGTGTTATTATGCATAATCTTTACATG AAATTGAATGGGCTAGAGAGCAGCAGCTTTGACCAGCCCGAGGAAGGAACAATGAGAGGAAGTTGTTCAGAAACTGGATTTGAAGATCAACCACAGAGATATGCATCAAAGAAAGAAGCAACAGACATAAGTTTCTTGGGATCAGAGGCTATAGAGAAGAGTCAAACAAGTAGAATTACAGATAATGGAATTCCAACAGCTGAGGATGGCCAAACAGCTCTCCATGATGCTGTTCGCAAGGGGCACATTGAAATGGTTAAGATTTTGCTCGAAGGAGGAGCAAGTGTAAATAAGCTAGATGCAAGAGGAAGGACACCAAAAGTGTTGGCAGAGCAACAGGGAAACAAGAGCATATATGAGCTCTTACTTAGttatgaaaacaaaagaaagaaagatgaacatATGATAGAGATTATAGAGCCAGAAATAGCAGATGACCCCAAGAATAATCAAAGCAAACATAGAAGCGGGGCCCAAAATTTCTTCAACTCGCGCAATTATAGAGAGGTAACAATACCGACCAAGAAAAGAGTTACAATTCACATGCAGTTCCAGAGCAGCAGTACATCAAGTAGACAACTTGGAAAGTTGATACTCCTACCTGATTCAATACAAGAGTTGCTCAGAGTGGCTG GTGAAAAGTTTGGATGCTACACATTTACAAAAGTTCTTAATTCTGAGAATGCTGAAATAGATGATATACATGTCATTCGAGATGGCGATCATCTGTATCTCCTTcaagatgaagatgaaaatgTAGGTTTCAATGCGACCTGA
- the LOC105775137 gene encoding G-type lectin S-receptor-like serine/threonine-protein kinase SD2-5 gives MLGMPTRFSYQELKKVTNNFSNKLGEGGFGSVFHGTLPSGSQVAVKHLVGFGPVNKSFIAEVQTIGSIHHFNLVSLVGFCAERFNNLLVYEYLVNGSLDRWIFNQNQKLALGWQIRKKIILDIAKGLAYLHGDCHQKIIHFDIKPENILLDENFNAKISDFGLSKLIGKDQSQVVTTMRGTPGYMAPEWLTSTITEKVDVYSFGIVVLEILCGRRNIDRSQQEEDRHLLELFRREQEEGQLLDLVDKCNSDMQSNAIEVVEMMKVVAWCLQTEYVKRPSMSTVVKLFEGSADVVSDNLNEDFLNGLILEATETDTSTILPSILSGPR, from the coding sequence ATGTTGGGGATGCCAACAAGATTCTCTTATCAAGAGTTGAAAAAGGTTACCAACAATTTTAGCAACAAACTTGGTGAAGGTGGATTTGGGTCTGTTTTTCATGGAACACTGCCTTCGGGTTCTCAAGTTGCAGTGAAACATCTTGTTGGCTTTGGTCCAGTTAACAAGTCCTTCATAGCTGAAGTTCAGACGATTGGAAGCATCCACCATTTCAATTTGGTAAGTCTGGTTGGATTTTGTGCTGAAAGATTCAATAATCTTTTAGTTTACGAGTACCTGGTTAATGGATCACTAGACCGATGGATCTTCAACCAAAACCAAAAACTTGCTCTTGGTTGgcaaattagaaagaaaatcattCTAGATATAGCCAAAGGACTAGCCTATCTTCATGGAGATTGCCACCAAAAGATAATTCATTTCGACATCAAACCAGAAAATATCCTTTTAGACGAGAATTTCAATGccaaaatttcagattttgggTTATCTAAGCTAATTGGAAAAGATCAAAGTCAAGTCGTAACAACTATGAGGGGAACCCCTGGTTATATGGCTCCCGAATGGCTAACTTCAACCATAACTGAGAAAGTAGATGTCTATAGCTTTGGTATTGTGGTCCTAGAAATTCTGTGCGGGCGTCGAAACATCGATAGATCTCAACAGGAAGAAGATAGGCATTTATTGGAACTGTTTAGGAGAGAGCAAGAAGAAGGGCAACTCCTGGATTTAGTTGATAAGTGCAATAGTGATATGCAATCGAATGCAATTGAAGTTGTGGAGATGATGAAGGTCGTTGCATGGTGCTTACAAACTGAATATGTAAAGAGGCCTTCCATGTCCACCGTGGTGAAGCTTTTTGAGGGCTCAGCTGATGTTGTAAGTGATAACCTgaatgaagattttttaaatgGATTAATACTTGAAGCGACAGAGACCGACACTTCAACAATTTTACCTTCTATATTATCTGGGCCGAGGTGA